AATATTGTCATTGTAATGTTAAAtgtaacattgccataaaaggtgaggtttggcatgccacaaaaccaggttcaatccaccagttttttcttgaaatgttctgtacaaagtcaggaaaatggccattgttatattaaagtgCGTTTCTAtctgtgttacattttagtgttgcgtttctgttgtgtcgtagttctcttatatttgatgtgtttccctcggttttagtttgtaacccagttttgttttttctcaattgaattatgaatttcaaacagcggtataataATGTTGTCTATATTTTTCGTTATATGGATATTTCATATGTTCATTATAAATCATTCTTTTTAGTGTTTAATTGTTTGTAACTTTTACCTACTCGAGACCATTTAGTGTATTGCATATACACATCTCTATTATAACAAACTCTATGCTGCCCTTTTCGATGTCTTTTAGTTATTTTGTCGTTGGGTAAGAAGTCTAACTGACGTATACCCATATAAATCCTTTATCCATGATATTCAATTTCCCCAAAAAAGTTACATTAAGAGCAAACTAATTCGACAGCTATATTTCATTGTCGGTAATGTTTACCAAACTAATATAGGTAAAGTATTGCACTAATAAGATATTGTACTTGACATGGGTCTTTTAAAGTACGTACTATTCGATTCCATACTTACTTTATTAAGAAAATGTGTCTTTTTCTTTCTGCGGTTAGCATCTTGGAATAGATCCACagactataaaacaaaaacaaatctctGAAAGCTCTATAGGGCAATTAAGTCTATTTGGCATTTGGTAGACTTGCTACAGttccctttcttttatttctttctcgctaatttttatgtttactaATAAATGCTAGTCTACTGGTTGCCCTTGGAGAAACCCTGCAGATGTCAGTATAATGATATTCTCCTAATAATAtcagtaaaattgttaaaaaaggggcacaattgaaaaaaataaacataattagGAAGGGACATGTAGCAAGTCTAACTTTTTGGTAGAAAAgatactgaaagctagttctaaggaataaataatcattttttatcaaattatatttttatctgtAATCATACaataatcaaagttttatatgaAACCGTATAAAACCTGCAATTTTGTATTTCgaaaattagtaaaatttaacttaaGAGATACCAGAGTTCTCTTTACAATAAACTACAATCTGAATTGACTAGCATTGCCAGTTTTAATACGGAGCGTCGGTGGTTCTCTCAGAGCACTGCAGCTTTCTCAATCAATTAAATGGTCCACCACGAAATACAATTATAGTGTTGTAAGTGTCTTTAAACacccatcaatcaatcaatcaatcaatcaataatagTAGTTATGTTAGTCAGTCGGTGATATAATCCGATGTTATTTtctgatatacatgtaaggAATGGTTGTGGCCAAGTGTATACATATATGGAACTAAATTGAAAGGTAGTCTAAGAGGTTTTGAACCCCCAAATAAACTATCTTCTACACTTCTTAATTTATATCGTATTATTTCCTCAAAGAAGAATCATCATGTACTGAGGATACTGTATATGTATGGTTTATTATTTACCTTAGATTTGTCTTCTCTGGAATGCATTACATTTATTTCACCACTTGACGTacctataaaaagtaaaaaatataaacaattaaatgcTTACACTTTTTGAAACTATTTTAAAAGTCTTTAGGCTCTGTATACATAAcaaattaaacttatttatactgcactcgttctatttgagcagtcaaaatgcgttgaccgtatatttctatttatcctgcaattgggtgtcctactatacagatacagccctacagatatcgctatgctgtatctgtatactatacagatatcgcttctaagctccgcccactgccggactgagtattgtttgaacctgtgtgacctcagaatgtgtattccacttgcattccaatgacgatgacaattgtcgatttcaaaacttgaatgtgtatgattgtgttacaaaatcagCCATGTCgatttcagcatgcatgtttagtgaaagtcaagtctgaagcgtaggacaactcgtacacctctgtttcaaattggacaatgttttgtttttaatttttactgttaaaattagttgttatgttaaaatagatatttattcaccttgagcgatgtatttattattgaccattcgagattctttttttgcGAATCCATCTTCAGCgtaatgtgtgattttgatatttctacgcgggcctcaagggattacaaatcgaaaataaatgctaaatatgtaagtttttgtgtttttcaaaacacaaacaatttacagaattaattgcaggataaagacaataactgtttagtgtctttaaatatcagctgtatttgtactcggctcgaaacaggtgtagtagctcgctaaaagctagcatacaccttgtttcctagcctcgtacaaatacagctgatatttaaagacactaaacagttattgtctatgtaatatacagtcactgacctgatatcacttttcctcatgaatatttgaatagaaattgtcgaaattatatttaattattcatatgaCCTCTTCAACCTGTGTTTGTTTCCAATGCAAACAACGATGCGTTTAACGACTCAAACTTGTTTCCTTTACAATTTTTGGGAAAACTTATATcacttattaatattttttgtatgcaaCTTATAAATCCTTGagttttatgtttattgttgatatttcaGTCTGTAAACAAACGAATTCGTTCAACATTGATTGCGGTTTTCAACAGGTAATGATGTACATTTCATCGTGGTGTATATTTCTCCGCCTGTGTGATATGAGGCCTTTTTAAAGGGGGAATTTccccaatatttaaatcaaataaataacattaacacactaaacaacaattgaaaatgttgtttcttagattgcagtataaagacaataatagtgcattgacttgacatatcaaagATATAAGGATTCGGCCCGAAACGGGGAAAATGCTCGACACAGCCTCGCATTTctccgtttctaagcctcatccttatatcgttgatatgtcaagtcaatgcactattattgtctatatgCAAAACTGACTTTTTAGTGGGCGAAGAAATCAGtttaattcaataaaaatataacaactttgaaaaattgctaagaataaaaagaaaatttatttccaAAAAACCTGTTTTAAACTATAATCTTTTTTGTACGGAGTCCTATAAAGTATCAACATTTAGGGGTAATTTAGCTAGAAACATGATTTaagacttttttctttttacagccatgacgttttcagtttattttcaacttctGAGTTGTCCATCTAgaatctttcgcctctctttagAGGTCCGTATTTTGGTAATACTTGTTAATGTAAGTACTTACTCGAACCACTATCTCTATTTACTTGAACGGCAGGAATACTGCCTCTTCTTCCTCCCTATAatcacaacattaaaatatgttaacaacTTGTCATACACAGCTTCAAtaagtaaacaaaatgtttcTGGTTTctagttttttatatagattaggccgttgttttcccgtttgaatggtttaacaatggtcttcaactttgtacttatttggctttatattttgatatgagcgtcactgatgagtcttatgtagacactagtcattttttgagccctttatagcttgctgtttgatgTGAGTCAATGCTCTgcgttgacctataatggtttactttcacaAATTGCgacttggatggatagttgtcccaTTGACACTCGTACTACCTCGTCATATATCTTATTAGAAACATGAAcatgtatttacatgtatatatttaaacatcaaaGTGGTAGCACCACGCAAATGCAAATCGTGGTGTACCTTTTGTAAGAGTTTATTTCGAATCGGCTGATATCATAGTGTGTATCAGCCAAAGCcattataaaatacaattaatacATGTGAATTATCTAACACTTATAAACGACAGAACCGACAGAACGTGaaagtaatattaaaaataaattataagaatTTTCTGTGTGTACTGTCAGCCTTATAaggataaatatataaaatataaagacttACAGCTCTCGTCTGCTGGAAAGCTTTCAAATCCATTTCTGTAGGCAATGACATCTTTCTGTCTCTTTGTGGTGGCTTTGGatcctttttgtgttttttcccAAATAacttgaactttttgaaaaatccGCTGTGTCTTTCCCCGTGGGGATGTGTGGGAAGCTAGAACATGAAAGATTAGGTTAAACTATATAATGTACGTTCTTCGTCTTGGAAAAACCCCTTTTTAGAAGTATTATAATGAAGTTGTTAGATTAATATACGTATGCTTTAGCTTTACGTCATGGTAGACAGGtgattaaaaatacatatgttACAAGAGTTAAACTTTCTGAATATTATAATCATGCATTCAAATAGCTCATGTTTACTAAAAATCGTgagtatagttttttttaaaatggttcTGATAGAAATAATACAAAGTTACAATCGTTGTCGGGGTATGCATATCCCTACTAGTAATTCAAAGGTTGAAAAGTAAGAAATATGAGTCTGAAAGAACCGGAAAACGCTAAAATGTTACCAATGTCAACCTGATTTCCAAAAACGACCTCATTATGTAGAgttaaattataacaaaataagttAAGCTCAATCAACGTATTGAGGGGAAAAATCAAAGTAAGTAAGAAGCTAGAACATGTAAAAGTTAACTGTGATATCTGACGGGTGTTCACATGTTACAACTCATCACGTTCAAGTTGTTGAtgagaaatgattttattctattttagaAGTACATGTCGAGAAAGGTGTGTTATAATACTGACatgtatagcgggttattttctcGGGGTGTACATAAttgcttattttcgcggatagaataaattaaaatcgccaaaataaattccgccaatttaaaagtgcatacgcaaaggtattgataaaagttttgaatccaCCAAAATAATAGTCGCCAAAacatttcgtataccttatttaAGGAAAATCGCGATTTTTTTACCCGcaaaaataacccgctatacggtagaTGTTGGAGGAACGCCGCTACTGGACTGGGACTTTCTATAGAGTTTCACTGATTCTCCTTATCTAGGTAATGAGGCTACCCGAAGACTTTatacttaatattttattttatataaatgtagtAAAAAATAATACCTGAACATCCTCGTGTATAACAGGCTGAGGAGATAAATAGGTGAGATTTGAACTGGAGCTACCAGTCGATTGCAAGTCAAACTCTATCGGATAATCTGGAAAATACGTTTAAGTTCTGATATATATCATGCAAAGTGTAATTCCTGATATTTTATTGAAGCCTGTAAACTGATAATGGCGGTCAATATATGTATAAAGATAGAAACATTGAGtccatatatttgaaaaaagaaacaaagctTCAGGAACTTGGAATACCATTTGAATCATGTAACCATAATGattaatatatcaaaaaattataaaccttaagtaatattgaatattatttgaatcgagaaaaaaaattgataaccCAAATGTTTCTTAAGTAAGAAAATCAGAACAATTACATCTTTTTAACATTGCAATATGAATCGacttaaaataaaactgacatCATTTATGATTCTAAGTGGCAGCGTTAAATCATCGTGTCTTACCATATTCCTCGTCCTCCTCTTCGTCGTCTGCATAGCTTTGAGACTGGCTATCTGATAATGATCTTCCTGTTGGCGCATGTTGCACCTGTATAGCTGTTGacagaaataagaaaaaccATAAAAAGAGATAGTCATGCCGTGAATAATGTACATgcataactataaaaaaaaatggcgaTTTTACAACTAATAATTTCACTCTGTCATTTATATGTAGCTTTCAAAATCATCATCATATAATATTTACCAACTTGTCCACGGAcgatattttatcaaatgaactaTTGCTTTAAGATTCAAAGGAATTTTCACGTAAAAGCATGTGTTATCTGACTGAAtatggtttaaatatttttttgtctccATATATTATGTACTTTTTCATTActcattttgaatttgaaaaaagattaGTCAGTGTACTTACTTCAGTGCGCTCAAAACAGCATATGAGTGGTGGACATTGCCATAAAAAGTTTCAATAAGACAATAAATGTATAACTTAAATGAATCTTCTGCTAACCTGGAAGGTTCGGGGCTGACTGTGTTGTGCCAAACGCGTTCATGTCCATGTATTCACTCTGTGTATCTGAATCACCACTAGATTTCGGCGGTGGACGATGAGGCTTAGGTGCAGGTGGTGGTCCTGAACAACGAGAAGGACTTGCGTCTCTAGTATTCATATACGTTGGTTGTGGGTGAGGCGATGGTGGCGGCGTTTCTTCCTTCTCGCCTGAGACTAAAGacagttagaaaaaaatatttttatttttatatatgatgaATTTTTTAGtcttatttataactttataaagtTTACTTCATCTTATTCAGTTATCTGACTGGTTAACAAAACGTTCGTAGACCTCAAATTCTAGTAACcaaaagaaataattataatacGGAAATAAGAAACAAACCATATGATATGTACAATGTAACTAATGAAAAGAATTCCTGTTTAACTTGTATAGTTGTGCCTTAGATTTAAAATTCCTGCTATCAATAACTCTTAaagaatttatgaaaaaaaaaatgattcagtTAAAGTTCTAATAATGAAGTACTAGTATGGtattcattatcactgtactaatgtatttgtttaagggccagctgaaggacgcctccgggtgcgggaatttcttgctgcattgaccttctgctgttgtctgttctatggtcgggttgttgtctctttgacacattccccatttccattctcaattttactagtTATTTTTTCTAATGCACTAGTTGTTTACCTGGTTTGGCCATCTCTGACATATCTGTGTAAGATTCAGATGAACTTAAACGGTCGTCTTTTATCGGAACATCATCTTCTACAACTCCACTGTCTTTGTTACCTGGAACATTTCCTGTCAAATTTAATTCAGGTGCTATTAGCATTATGTTATCGAAGCAGGTAATAAAGCTATATAGTCACGTTTCCCGTTAGTTTTCATTAAGGAGGCAAGCAAAGAAAATTGCGATGAAAGATAGAAGTTACTGTTTATATATACCAAGTATTTCAAGATTTGTAAATATGagattttttggtaaaaaagtgaaaatgaGCGACACCATAGATGGTTGtaagattttaaatataactttgaCATCTGAAATTACAAACAAGACAACTTGAAACCTCGCCACATTCTGTCAgtgcctgtcccatgtcaggacCCCGtgattcagtagttgtcgtttgtggCTGTTCGTCATAATTGTGTCTCGTTCCTTAATTTGTACAGAGATTAggcctttatttttttttcgtttgaattgattataTTTGAAGCCATTCACCAGAAATCGAAGGAGTGTATAACTGCAAAAGCGCAATGAACTAACTTTTTTCTGATatcaaattgtattaaaattaatagatttGTGCAAAAGCTGGTATTAATAAATACTTAGGTAGTATCGGACGTTTTTTGACTTAATTAGATTGAAAGAAGCATTGTATTACATGAggtaaatataacttatttgcTACAAAAATTGTAGCAAAATAGGAACGAAAAGAAAAGCTTAcgattgaaatataaaatattaaaattgaccAATCGATGAGAGACATAGATACTGTTCATAGAATTTGAAAACTAATTGTTGGGTGTAAGAACAAAAGTAGTATATCTTTTTTCTCTTACCCATTCAAATACTACAAGAGACATTTAAAATACTTCCATAAATTTAagagaaattttgaaagaaattctCCTCCGGTATAATTGCATAAAAAATGTCTCTTGTACGCAATTTATTAGAagagaaatttcaaaaattaaacacaagCCTCTGATTATTCTCACACTCTTAAATTGTAACTCACAATTAAGAAgcgaatatttattttgattaaactTACCGCTTTTTATTGGTCTTTCCAAAAAGATTTCTAGTTTGTTGACCAGTTCATTGAAACTTTTTCGTTTTGCTATATCTAGTGGAGCTTCAgcgtttttgttcattttcaaacAAGCATCTTCACTCCATGGTAACTTAAGTAACTCTTCACAAAATCGAGGTAGATTAAATTCTGCAGCAAAGTGGATTAATGTTGGCCATTTCTCGTTGCTATGACCTGAAAATGTATTTCACAATAAAGCATAACAATCAATGTTTAATAAAAGCCTGAAATataaaacaggaaaaaatattCATAGTCAGATTGCAAACTTGAAGTCACAACAAAAGTATAGATAATcgtttataatgtttttagagaatttttgaaaatttaatgcaGGTTAAACGGTGTAGATTTCATACAAAACTGAAATTAATACTTTAAAATCTATACTACTTATGTAATCATCGTCAAAAAGATTTaagataagtttaaaaaaaacccatatatTTGGCTATCGATAAGAATAAATTAGGTTGCTTACAAGGCACGTTGTAAATATGAATAACAATgtcatacaaatatataaaacataacttGAAATACGATGATGgagcaaaaaagaaaaaaatcattgtaaattATCTGTGAAGGGTATACTGATGCCTGTTTTACACTACTTGTAGCATTGTACATCactgaaaaaatgttgaaaatcaactccgttttattgacaaaaaatctgaattattttctttcCGAAATTGTTGTTGCATTTTATTTAAgaacataaaaattataattatttctgttGTGTTTCATATTTTAACAACTAATTCGAGAAACAAAATAGAACCGAAAAATCAGTTCGAAATTCGGTAAATCGGTCAATGTCAGAGGCATCAAAACCAATCATGAAGCAAACAAAAAGAACACCTTCATAACGAGCTGTGTTTGAAATAGAATAGttttgactatatatatatactgaagtTCAACTGTATTGGAAAAACAGattaaaaaggaataaataaaactatcaGTTCCACACCCATGTTTATGTCCCTTCTCTccatccataaaaaaaatccaaaatgtctacttacaatataatataatgagcaatgttttcaaatattttagagAGGTAATCAATATTTcacgtttatatttttttttatttcgaataCACGTTTTGGCGAAATGATACATTAATCAACGAAATTCTTCCCTTTTCCTTACGCCTACAAATCTAttaagaaatttatcaaaagaaatacTTCCTCGGTAAATTTAATTACTTTGTTGTTGAATTTGCTATAACCTACCTGAACTTCGACGACCAATATTATCAAAAAATCCTCCATCAAATTTTCGAAGAGGTTCAAGACTCTGGCATTTTCTCGCCAAGTTCATATCCAATGCTTCTCTAGTTCTTTCCTCTATATTAAGTGCTTGGCACATGAGACAGACTGGGTCCTTTTCTTCACCAAGGATATCTTgtaaaatgtctaattttgagCGCGTAGTCTTATTCTGTGAGTCAGGTTTTACACATTGAGATTCGGGAATTACAACTTGGCCTGATCCAATCGTCAGTTGACCATCTTTTGCTATAAATTTGGGATTGGTCTTAGCTAATTCAGCTGTAAATACATAAGAAAAATGAATATGTATGACAAAATAAACTGGCACAAACCTGATTAAATGATGAAATAGACTTAACCTTACGATGCCCAACATATAGATGTTAATATACTTGTGAGCAGGATTTATAACCTCCAGAGCACCAGAGATTACCACGAATTTTTAGTTGGGTTTGTGTTGctgagtctttggttttctatgtgaTGCATtgtgtattgttgtttttttcttccttttatTAACCATGGCGTTCCCAGATTATTTTCGACCTGTGAGTTTGCATGTCcttctggtatttttcgcctctctttttTTAACCCATGACCCGAGTGTCTTAATCTCCATATTTGGCTTTGATATATATTGTCAAAAGGGAGTTTTTAGATAATATATGTGTTATCCTTGATCACGTTACCCTTTTCAGCTTAAAGCGGTAATAGTGTTGAGAATTTATCATAGTGAACCCAGAGAAAGAACTATGTAAACAcatattaatatttgaattcGGTTGAAAAACCATCAATCGTTTCTCTAGCTATGTGCTTTATTTAACTTAACAAacacaaaacatacatttattatgataataatcaaaattttcGAACAATAACGAACATATCTTGTTTATGAAGACTGACTGACAAAACAGTTAACAATGAATACGTACCATCAACTGAGAATCTATATATAGCTTTATTTTCGTGAATAGCTTTTATTTGTCCCTGTCTATCTAACAATTCTATCTGTATTTCATCACTACCTTTTCTATCACAAAGAATAAAAACTTCCCTATTCTGTAAATAGAtaagaataaaacattttacGCATTTTAATCATATAccgtaaaacaattaaaattctaTTAAATTTTTTTCCTTCATATATTAATGGTTACACAATAAGTTGACCATTAAAATTATagcaaaaactaaataaaaaaatatataaaaaataaattgcgaGTATTTAACCCAGATTTTTTTCAAGGCATTAAGTCAACATGATATTACCTCTGTTCAAATCTCATAAATTGATAAATGAAAACGAACCAAGATATCAGACAAAAACAGAGCTCATCGCATGAAATCCTAATGGACCTAAACAAGACAAGCATATCCAGTTTATGTAATACCACTGTTCTAATGATACTTACGTTATTATCAAATGATACTGCGACTTTGTGGATAGTATTTATTGATGCTCCTTTGGGTGGTTTTAGAGGCGGCAGTTTGTCATATACACCTTGTTCTGTCTCTTCGTCACTCGCTTCGTGCACGTGCTCGTATAACTTAATAATGCCAATCAATAAAGCACGTACACAATCCTCAGTCGCCTGAgtttcaaaaaatgtaattttcaaCATTGCAGGGTATTTTTGAGACAGAAATGTCTGAATGTCTGATGCGGCAGTTCCCAGAAGTACCATTATTGCTCTTTGTGGATTAATTCGATGTAAAGCATCAAAATTCTGGAGACTAAAAAAGTCAGGACTAACTAAAAGAACGTTTGTTTCATAGAAATGAGAATGACTTGTAGATGTCAGATCCAAAAGCATGCTTTTGATATTATATCCATCTTCATTAAGTTTCTGTTGTAAAAATTCTGCCCAATGATAACCATCAGATGGAATGAAATGTATCCCTAAAACACCGTGTCCTGTCGCCATATTGTTGCAATctttatgagagaaaaaaagaagtttattatttatattagttTCAACCAGGAAGTCgatgaatttcttttttttatacgtATCATGTAGATGTATAGGTATATACTTGTCTGAAGCAATATATACttattcaaatatgttttaaaaaatctcaACCCGTTTTCCATTTAAATTGTTTGCTCGAGTTTAAATTGATTTGTGATAAAAGATcaaaacagtaatatttatatataccgtAGTATTAAGTCTATTGCATAATTCTCGGTATTTCTTTATCCATTCGAAAGATTcgacattttgttttactttagaCCATTAATCATGCATAAGTACTTAATGACTAAAATTTTTAGTTTCTGTCCATCTTTAAGTATGATTTCTATGATATTATACGCACATGTTCGGGGAAATGTCAAATCTGAATATGTAGACTATAACCTTAAAACTTATTAACATTAATGTACGTTTTGGGGTTGAAATATATTCAGCAGACAGTATAAATATAGTTTTGTTCTAGGCATTCATGAATTATTTGCCACTCAACGTATATCaacaatatattcatttaaatgcggattttttcattttgttttctagttGTTTTTAG
The genomic region above belongs to Mytilus trossulus isolate FHL-02 chromosome 7, PNRI_Mtr1.1.1.hap1, whole genome shotgun sequence and contains:
- the LOC134724707 gene encoding uncharacterized protein LOC134724707 isoform X2; protein product: MATGHGVLGIHFIPSDGYHWAEFLQQKLNEDGYNIKSMLLDLTSTSHSHFYETNVLLVSPDFFSLQNFDALHRINPQRAIMVLLGTAASDIQTFLSQKYPAMLKITFFETQATEDCVRALLIGIIKLYEHVHEASDEETEQGVYDKLPPLKPPKGASINTIHKVAVSFDNNNREVFILCDRKGSDEIQIELLDRQGQIKAIHENKAIYRFSVDAELAKTNPKFIAKDGQLTIGSGQVVIPESQCVKPDSQNKTTRSKLDILQDILGEEKDPVCLMCQALNIEERTREALDMNLARKCQSLEPLRKFDGGFFDNIGRRSSGHSNEKWPTLIHFAAEFNLPRFCEELLKLPWSEDACLKMNKNAEAPLDIAKRKSFNELVNKLEIFLERPIKSGNKDSGVVEDDVPIKDDRLSSSESYTDMSEMAKPVSGEKEETPPPSPHPQPTYMNTRDASPSRCSGPPPAPKPHRPPPKSSGDSDTQSEYMDMNAFGTTQSAPNLPAIQVQHAPTGRSLSDSQSQSYADDEEEDEEYDYPIEFDLQSTGSSSSNLTYLSPQPVIHEDVQLPTHPHGERHSGFFKKFKLFGKKHKKDPKPPQRDRKMSLPTEMDLKAFQQTRAGGRRGSIPAVQVNRDSGSSTSSGEINVMHSREDKSKSVDLFQDANRRKKKTHFLNKNTRKSMRINKVIEDKINPLPLPQKSKH
- the LOC134724707 gene encoding uncharacterized protein LOC134724707 isoform X1 — translated: MATGHGVLGIHFIPSDGYHWAEFLQQKLNEDGYNIKSMLLDLTSTSHSHFYETNVLLVSPDFFSLQNFDALHRINPQRAIMVLLGTAASDIQTFLSQKYPAMLKITFFETQATEDCVRALLIGIIKLYEHVHEASDEETEQGVYDKLPPLKPPKGASINTIHKVAVSFDNNNREVFILCDRKGSDEIQIELLDRQGQIKAIHENKAIYRFSVDAELAKTNPKFIAKDGQLTIGSGQVVIPESQCVKPDSQNKTTRSKLDILQDILGEEKDPVCLMCQALNIEERTREALDMNLARKCQSLEPLRKFDGGFFDNIGRRSSGHSNEKWPTLIHFAAEFNLPRFCEELLKLPWSEDACLKMNKNAEAPLDIAKRKSFNELVNKLEIFLERPIKSGNVPGNKDSGVVEDDVPIKDDRLSSSESYTDMSEMAKPVSGEKEETPPPSPHPQPTYMNTRDASPSRCSGPPPAPKPHRPPPKSSGDSDTQSEYMDMNAFGTTQSAPNLPAIQVQHAPTGRSLSDSQSQSYADDEEEDEEYDYPIEFDLQSTGSSSSNLTYLSPQPVIHEDVQLPTHPHGERHSGFFKKFKLFGKKHKKDPKPPQRDRKMSLPTEMDLKAFQQTRAGGRRGSIPAVQVNRDSGSSTSSGEINVMHSREDKSKSVDLFQDANRRKKKTHFLNKNTRKSMRINKVIEDKINPLPLPQKSKH